The Nocardia sp. NBC_01503 sequence CTTGCGCGCCGTCGGGCTTCGGCGCTGAAGATCATCGGGATCATGCGGTAGACCGAGCCGTTGCCGATCCCGGTGAGCACGAACAGCAGCAGGAACGACAGCAGATAGAGCGGGAAGTTCTTCGCGGACAGCGAGGCCATGATGAGCGCGATCCCGACGGCCATGCCGAGGAACACGTACACCGTGATCTTCGCGCCGCCGACCTTATCGCCGATCCAGCCGCCGAGGGGACGGCTGAACGAGCCGACGAAGGCGCCGAGGAAGGCGAGATTGCCCAGCGTGCCCATCCAACTGATCTTGGCCAGATCCGGGAAGTTGGCCTTCAGCAGGGTCGGGAAGGCGAACGAGAAGCCGATGAACGAGCCGAAGGTGCCGATATACAGGAACGCCACCACCCAGGTGTGCCGATTGCGCAGGGCCAGCCGGTAGGACTCGCCATCGGATTTGGCGGCACTGAGGCTGTCCATGTAGCGCAGCGCGCCCACGATCGCAATGAGCACGAACGGAATCCACACCAGGACCGCCAGCGTGATGCCGAAGCGGTATCCGGCGGCGTCCTTGGCCATGATGTGGGTGCCGAGGGTGATGATCAGCGGAACGATCAACTGGGTCTGTGCCACACCCATATTGCCGCCGGCGGCATTGATGCCCAGGGCCGCGCCCTTCTTCCCCTCGGGGTAGAAGAAGTTGATGTTGGCCATCGACGACGAGAAGTTGCCGCCGCCGACGCCGGCCAGCGCGGCCAGCAGCATGAAGACCCACATGGGGGTGCCGGGCTGGTTCACGAAGTAGACCAGGCCGAGGGTGGGGAACAGCAGCATCCCCGCGCTGAAGATGGTGAAGTTGCGCCCACCGAATTTGGGAATGGCGAAGGTATACGGCACCCGCAGGGCCGCGCCGACCAGGGTGGGCGTCGAGGTGAGCAGCAGGGCATTGCTCACCGCTGCGGGGTTGCCCTTGCCGAGCCCGGCGAGGAAGTCGAATCCGGCCGCGCCCATGGCGGTGACGATGCTGCCCCAGATGACCCAGATGCTGAATCCGAGGTTTTCCGCGAATACCGAGAAGATCAGATTCTTACGGGCCGTCTGTTTGCCGCCGTTTTCCCAGAAGTCACTATTGTCCGGTTCCCAGTGGTCTATCCACCGTCCGCGTTTCTGAAAACTGAAGGCAGGTTTCATTTCCGTGGTGGTCGTCATCAGCAGTGTTCCTCTCGCACGTCGACCGCCCTCATCGTTGTCCTCCGGAATGTGTTCTCGGAGAAGGTCCCTGCGGTCGGATCAACCGTACGAAGGTGTGATTACGCCGACATGGCTTTCGATGACGCCGACGGTAATTCCGGCTCACTTTCCGACAGTGTGCGCGGTGACATTTCGGTTACCCCGAGGATCTATCGAGCCTCCGGGTATTCGGCGATGAGTGAGCCGAGGAAGCAGTTGGCGGTGCGGGCCGCGCGTTCCGGATCGCCGTCGATGACCGCGCGCACCAGGTCCTCGTGTTCGGCGTGGTACGCGTCGGCGGCCTTCTCCGAGTGTGAGCGCATGCCGGCCGCGATGACGGGCAGCAGCGAATCGTAGAACTCCAGATATACCGCGTTGTGGCTGGCGACCACGATGGCGCGGTGTAGTTGCACATCGGCGTCGATAGCGGTCTCGTGGTCGTCGTCCCAAGCGGTGCGGCGTTCGGCGAGGAGTCGCTCCAGGTTCGCGATATCGATGTCATCGCGGCGCTGCGCGGCCAGGGCGGCGGCCGTGGTGTCCAGGGCCTGCCGGAGTTCGAGGATGTCGCGCTGCTGGGCGTCGGCGAAGAACTCGGTGAGGGTGCCGCCGAGGGTGGAGGTGGAGATCACATAGGTCCCGGAGCCCTGCCGACGTTCGACCATGCCCGCGTGCACGAGCGCCTGGACGGCCTCGCGCACGGTATTGCGGCCGGTACCGGTGAGCTCGGTGAGCTCCGGTTCGGTGGGGATACGGGAGCCGACGGGCCAACGGCCGGAACGGATTTCGGCACGCAGCTGCTCGGTCACCTGGGCGATGAGGCTGGTGCGCCGGACTGGTTGCACGTTGCACAGCGTACCGTGCCTCACATTCGTTGCATCACATCATCGGGTCATCCTATGATTTCGTGGTGACTGTGACCTTGAATGAGACGACGGCCCCCGAGCGGGGCCTTACTTCTGTCGACCGGCCGAGCACCGCCGTAGCACCGAAGCAGTCCCATTCGATCGTCGAGCGCAAACGATCTCTGCTCGAGGGGCGACTCCTCGTCCTCGCCGCGATCCTCATGTCCGCGCTCACGCTGCGTATCGCGGTCACCGCCTTCACCCCGCTGGCCGCCCGCATCGGTGATGACCTGCGGTACTCCACCGCCATCGTCGGCGTCTTCGGCATGATCCCGACCGCCATGTTCGCCGTCGCGGGCCTGCTGACCCCGATCATGTCGCGTCGTTTCGGCCTGGAGGCCACCGCGCTGATCGCCATGCTCATGACCGCCGCGGGTACCGCCGTGCGCGCGCTGGTGCCGGAAACCTGGGAGCTGCTGGTCTTCTCGGCGCTCGCGCTGACCGGTATGGGTATCGGCAATGTGGTGATCCCGCCGCTGGTGAAGCGCTACTTCTCCGATCGACTGGCGCTGCTGAGCTCGGTCTACATCGTGCTGGTGCAGCTGGGTACGGTCATTCCCGCGCTGATCGCGGTGCCGGTCGCGGACTCGCACGGCTGGCGGGTGTCGCTGGGCATGTGGGCGATCCTGCCGCTGGCCGCGGTGCTGCCGTGGCTGGGCGTACTACGCATCCGCCGCGATCACGCCCGCCTGGACAGCACCGAACTGCCGCCCGAGCCGATGGAGGCGACCGGTAAGGCGTGGCGTTCACCGCTGGCCTGGGGTATGGCGCTGATGTTCGGCATGACCTCGCTGACCACCTACTCCATGTTCACCTGGATGCCGACGATCTTCTCCGATGCCGGGGCGAGCGCCTCGTTCGGCGGCAGCATGGTGGGCGTTTTCGCGCTCATCGGCTTGGTCGCGGCGCTGAGCGCCCCGATTGTGGTGGGGCGCATGCGTAATCCCTTCCCGGTCGTGATCGCCTGTGCCGCCTTCTTTTTCGCGGGGTTCGCGGGCCTGCTGATCGCGCCCATGAGCGCACCGCTGGTATGGGTGCTGCTGCTGGGTCTGGGCCCGTCGACCTTCCCGATGGCGCTGACGCTGATCAATCTGCGTACCCGTACCTCCGCCGGTTCGGCCGCGCTGTCGGGCTTCACCCAGGGTGTCGGCTACGCCGTGGCATGCATCGGCCCGGTGCTGTTCGGCGCGCTGCACACGATGACCGGAGGTTGGCTGGCGCCGTTCGCCTTCCTTTCGGTGGCGGTGCTGGTTCTGGTCGGCGGTGCGTGGCTGGCGTGCAAGCCGCGCATGCTCGAGGATTCCTGGAATTAATTCACCGTTCGAGTTGCCGGACCGTGAGGTATTCGCCATGCTTTGTGGCAGGGCTCTCATCTCACGGTCCGTAGCGGCGGTTTTCGGTGTTTCGTGACACGCGGAAACCGTTGTGTCACACGGCCGAAACAAACCATTCGATCTCACCTTCGGTACCCGGTATGCGTGAGCAACCGTTGATTTGAAGGTCATTTCGCGCAGCATTGCGGCAATACCGGCTTTCTACCTTTAGGTCATCCAGATTTCAGGAGGGCCGGGTTGAACATGCTGACGCGCAATCGCGACATCGAACACTGGGATGCCGAGGACGTAGTTGCCTGGGAGGCCGGTGGTAAGGACATCGCCCGGCGCAATCTGATCTGGTCGGTCTTCGCCGAGCACATCGGATTCTCGGTGTGGTCGATCTGGTCGGTCATGGTGCTTTTCATGCCGACCGATGTCTTCCACATCGATACCGCCGGGAAGTTCTTCCTGGGTGCGGTGCCGACGCTGGTCGGTGGATTCATGCGGATTCCGTACACCGTCGCCACCGCCAAGTTCGGCGGCCGGAACTGGACCATCTTCAGCGCGCTGGCCCTGCTGATTCCGGTGCTGCTGACGCTGTACTTCATCAACAAGCCGGGTACTTCGTACACGACCTTCCTGGTGATCGCGGCCTTCGCGGGTCTGGGCGGCGGCAACTTCTCCTCGTCGATGTCCAATATCAATGTCTTCTACCCGCAGCGGCTCAAGGGCTGGGCGCTGGGCATGAACGCGGGCGGCGGCAATATCGGCGTGCCGGTCATTCAGTTGGTGGGGCTGGCGGTCATCGCGACACTGGGCAACGCCTACGGCAACGCCTCGGTGGTGTGCCTGGTGTACTTGGCGCTCGT is a genomic window containing:
- a CDS encoding FadR/GntR family transcriptional regulator; translation: MQPVRRTSLIAQVTEQLRAEIRSGRWPVGSRIPTEPELTELTGTGRNTVREAVQALVHAGMVERRQGSGTYVISTSTLGGTLTEFFADAQQRDILELRQALDTTAAALAAQRRDDIDIANLERLLAERRTAWDDDHETAIDADVQLHRAIVVASHNAVYLEFYDSLLPVIAAGMRSHSEKAADAYHAEHEDLVRAVIDGDPERAARTANCFLGSLIAEYPEAR
- a CDS encoding MFS transporter, with amino-acid sequence MTTTTEMKPAFSFQKRGRWIDHWEPDNSDFWENGGKQTARKNLIFSVFAENLGFSIWVIWGSIVTAMGAAGFDFLAGLGKGNPAAVSNALLLTSTPTLVGAALRVPYTFAIPKFGGRNFTIFSAGMLLFPTLGLVYFVNQPGTPMWVFMLLAALAGVGGGNFSSSMANINFFYPEGKKGAALGINAAGGNMGVAQTQLIVPLIITLGTHIMAKDAAGYRFGITLAVLVWIPFVLIAIVGALRYMDSLSAAKSDGESYRLALRNRHTWVVAFLYIGTFGSFIGFSFAFPTLLKANFPDLAKISWMGTLGNLAFLGAFVGSFSRPLGGWIGDKVGGAKITVYVFLGMAVGIALIMASLSAKNFPLYLLSFLLLFVLTGIGNGSVYRMIPMIFSAEARRRASELGQDPAAAAISAKRQAGAAIGVIGAVGAAGGWVLQQALRLSNIHLGSMAPAFWGYAVAFLVMGGVTWWFYLRSSFATGRTPSLAHANV
- a CDS encoding MFS transporter, whose product is MSALTLRIAVTAFTPLAARIGDDLRYSTAIVGVFGMIPTAMFAVAGLLTPIMSRRFGLEATALIAMLMTAAGTAVRALVPETWELLVFSALALTGMGIGNVVIPPLVKRYFSDRLALLSSVYIVLVQLGTVIPALIAVPVADSHGWRVSLGMWAILPLAAVLPWLGVLRIRRDHARLDSTELPPEPMEATGKAWRSPLAWGMALMFGMTSLTTYSMFTWMPTIFSDAGASASFGGSMVGVFALIGLVAALSAPIVVGRMRNPFPVVIACAAFFFAGFAGLLIAPMSAPLVWVLLLGLGPSTFPMALTLINLRTRTSAGSAALSGFTQGVGYAVACIGPVLFGALHTMTGGWLAPFAFLSVAVLVLVGGAWLACKPRMLEDSWN